One genomic region from Capra hircus breed San Clemente chromosome 18, ASM170441v1, whole genome shotgun sequence encodes:
- the ATXN1L gene encoding ataxin-1-like, with product MKPVHERSQECLPPKKRDLPVTSEDMGRTTSCSTNHTPSSDASEWSRGVVVAGQSQAGARVSLGGDGAEAITGLTVDQYGMLYKVAVPPATFSPTGLPSVVNMSPLPPTFNVASSLIQHPGIHYPPIHYAQLPSTSLQFIGSPYSLPYAVPPNFLPSPLLSPSANLATSHLPHFVPYASLLAEEATPPPQASSPAHSFSKAPSASSPPGQLPHHSSTQPLDLAPGRMPIYYQMSRLPAGYTLHETAPAGASPVLTPQEGQPALEAAAANGQRLRDRNLVRRESEALDSPGSKGEGQGLAPVAECVMDGQLFSGSQSARVEVAVPAHRGTPDTDLEVQRVVGALASQDYRAVAAQRKDEPSPLNLSHHNPDHQGGGRGPARSATETAERNQARGVSPHSHQEPLKHRPFPKAVVVANGNLVPAGTDPGLLPVGSEILVASSLDIQARAPFPDKESTPPPVTSSHLPSHFMKGAIIQLATGELKRVEDLQTQDFVRSAEVSGGLKIDSSTVVDIQESQWPGFVMLHFVVGEQQSKVSIEVPPEHPFFVYGQGWSSCSPGRTAQLFSLPCHRLQVGDVCISISLQSLNSNSVSQSSCAPTGQLGPPRERPERTVLGPREQCDSDGKSQPSGEGSRSVEPSQPEPGAQACWSAPSFQRYSTQGEEARAALLRPSFIPQEVKLSIEGRSNAGK from the coding sequence ATGAAACCTGTTCATGAGCGGAGTCAGGAATGCCTTCCACCAAAGAAACGAGACCTCCCCGTGACCAGCGAGGATATGGGGAGAACCACCAGCTGCTCAACTAACCACACACCCTCCAGTGATGCTTCTGAATGGTCCCGAGGGGTTGTGGTGGCCGGGCAGAGCCAGGCAGGAGCCAGAGTCAGCCTGGGGGGTGATGGAGCTGAGGCCATCACTGGTCTGACGGTGGACCAGTATGGCATGCTGTATAAGGTGGCTGTGCCACCTGCCACCTTCTCCCCAACTGGCCTCCCGTCTGTGGTGAACATGAGCCCCTTGCCCCCCACATTTAATGTAGCGTCTTCTCTGATTCAACATCCAGGAATCCACTATCCCCCAATCCACTATGCTCAGCTCCCGTCCACCTCTCTGCAGTTCATCGGGTCTCCGTACAGCCTTCCTTATGCCGTGCCACCTAATTTCCTCCCGAGtcccctcctttctccttctgccaacCTTGCCACCTCTCACCTTCCACACTTTGTGCCATATGCCTCACTCCTGGCAGAAGAAGCCACTCCTCCCCCGCAGGCTTCATCCCCAGCCCACTCGTTCAGCAAAGCCCCCTCTGCCAGCTCCCCGCCTGGGCAGTTGCCACATCACTCGAGTACTCAGCCACTGGACCTCGCTCCAGGCCGGATGCCCATTTATTATCAAATGTCCAGGCTCCCTGCTGGGTACACCTTGCATGAAACTGCCCCTGCAGGTGCCAGCCCAGTTCTTACTCCTCAGGAGGGCCAGCCTGCTCTGGAAGCAGCCGCTGCCAATGGACAGAGACTGCGAGATCGGAATTTAGTGAGACGGGAAAGCGAAGCCCTTGACTCCCCTGGCAGCAAGGGCGAGGGCCAGGGGCTGGCGCCAGTGGCCGAATGCGTGATGGATGGACAGTTGTTTTCAGGTTCTCAGTCTGCACGGGTGGAGGTGGCAGTGCCAGCACACCGAGGGACCCCAGACACGGACCTTGAGGTCCAGCGGGTGGTGGGTGCTTTAGCGTCTCAGGACTACCGGGCGGTGGCAGCTCAGAGGAAGGATGAGCCCAGTCCCCTCAACCTGTCCCACCATAACCCCGACCACCAGGGCGGGGGGCGAGGGCCAGCCAGGAGCGCCACCGAGACGGCCGAGAGAAACCAGGCCCGAGGGGTCTCCCCTCACTCCCACCAGGAACCCCTGAAGCATAGACCTTTCCCCAAAGCAGTGGTTGTAGCCAATGGCAACCTGGTGCCCGCTGGAACTGACCCAGGCCTGCTCCCTGTGGGTTCGGAGATCCTGGTGGCATCAAGTTTGGACATACAGGCCAGAGCCCCCTTCCCAGACAAGGAGTCGACGCCACCCCCCGTGACCTCTTCCCATTTGCCCTCCCATTTCATGAAGGGCGCCATTATCCAGCTGGCTACCGGGGAGCTGAAGCGGGTGGAGGACCTCCAGACACAGGATTTTGTGCGCAGTGCCGAAGTGAGCGGGGGGCTGAAGATTGACTCAAGCACAGTTGTGGACATTCAGGAGAGCCAGTGGCCTGGATTTGTCATGCTGCACTTCGTGGTGGGTGAGCAGCAGAGCAAAGTGAGCATCGAGGTGCCCCCTGAGCACCCCTTCTTCGTCTATGGCCAGGGCTGGTCCTCCTGCAGCCCCGGGCGGACTGCACAactcttctctctgccctgccATCGGCTCCAGGTGGGAGATGTCTGCATCTCTATCAGTTTACAAAGCTTGAACAGtaactcagtctctcagtccagCTGTGCTCCCACAGGCCAGCTGGGTCCTCCCCGAGAAAGACCTGAGAGGACAGTCCTGGGACCCCGAGAGCAATGTGACAGTGATGGGAAAAGCCAGCCGTCAGGCGAGGGCTCCCGGTCGGTAGAGCCCTCGCAGCCAGAGCCTGGTGCTCAGGCCTGCTGGTCGGCTCCGAGCTTCCAAAGATACAGCACGCAAGGggaggaggcgcgggctgcaCTGCTTCGTCCCTCTTTCATTCCGCAGGAGGTGAAGCTGTCCATCGAAGGGCGCTCTAATGCGGGGAAATGA